One genomic window of bacterium includes the following:
- the pdhA gene encoding pyruvate dehydrogenase (acetyl-transferring) E1 component subunit alpha: MKESKEELIGYLRKMMDIRLFEEKVMELLARNIIKGASHLYAGEEAVAVGACSAIEEDDYITSTHRGHGHCLAKGGKLPEMMAELCGKATGYCKGRGGSMHIADVTKGNLGATGIVASNLPVAVGAALSAKMRKTNQVVLCFFGDGASNNGIFHESLNMAAVWKLPVVFVCENNLYGMSVAANRCSAVQDMADKAKAYDMPNMICDGMDILDVKETIKKAVERARKGDGPTLVECKTYRYFGHSRSDPRAYRTKEEEKEWRNKCPIKQFSKKLTDNKILTEEEIAQIEKQAEEAVESAEKFAIESPYPDVRELMDDIYAPSPADLLNGGAIR; encoded by the coding sequence ATGAAAGAGTCTAAAGAAGAATTAATCGGTTATCTGCGTAAAATGATGGACATACGTTTATTTGAAGAAAAGGTTATGGAACTGCTTGCAAGAAACATAATAAAGGGCGCATCGCATCTCTATGCAGGAGAGGAAGCTGTTGCAGTTGGAGCGTGCAGTGCAATAGAAGAAGATGATTACATTACAAGTACACATCGCGGACATGGACATTGTCTTGCAAAAGGTGGCAAGCTGCCGGAAATGATGGCTGAGCTTTGCGGTAAAGCAACAGGCTATTGTAAAGGGCGCGGCGGCTCAATGCATATTGCAGATGTTACAAAGGGAAATCTCGGAGCAACAGGTATAGTTGCCAGCAATCTTCCTGTTGCAGTTGGAGCGGCTCTATCTGCAAAGATGAGAAAGACAAATCAAGTGGTTTTGTGTTTCTTTGGAGACGGAGCGTCCAACAACGGAATTTTTCATGAATCGCTAAATATGGCTGCTGTCTGGAAACTTCCGGTTGTGTTTGTCTGCGAAAATAATCTGTATGGAATGAGTGTCGCTGCAAACAGATGTTCGGCAGTGCAGGACATGGCGGATAAAGCCAAAGCATATGACATGCCAAACATGATCTGTGACGGTATGGATATACTTGATGTCAAAGAAACCATAAAAAAAGCTGTTGAAAGAGCTCGCAAGGGAGATGGTCCTACGCTTGTAGAGTGTAAAACATATAGATATTTCGGACATTCAAGAAGTGATCCCAGAGCATACAGAACAAAGGAAGAGGAAAAGGAATGGAGAAACAAGTGTCCTATTAAGCAGTTCAGTAAAAAATTAACAGACAATAAAATTCTCACAGAGGAAGAGATTGCTCAAATTGAGAAACAGGCTGAAGAAGCCGTAGAAAGCGCGGAGAAATTTGCCATTGAAAGTCCGTATCCTGATGTTAGGGAACTAATGGACGATATTTATGCGCCTTCTCCGGCAGACTTATTAAATGGAGGTGCCATAAGATGA
- a CDS encoding mannitol-1-phosphate 5-dehydrogenase — protein sequence MKKAVQFGAGNIGRGFIGQLLFQSGYETTFIDVNEEVISAINRVGSYKINIVGEMASSLKVRNIKAINARDTEAVTSELVSADVAVTAVGNSVLEKIAPLIASGLAERKKKNIEKPLNIIICENLLGAGQVLRKLVLESLDKTLWDYAKRNLGLVESVVSRMVPVVPRNISEKDPLYIAVEEYCTLPVDREGFIGEIPDIKGMVPYENIDAYEERKIYTHNAGHSICAYLGYQKGYEFVWEALEDKEIYSVVTGALRETGEALIKKHGFNSQKHYEHVDDLLSRFANKALGDTICRVGRDPIRKLGPNDRLIGSAKLVSEYGIKPVNICKGIAAALKYDYSEDPSACRLANSIKQKGIDFVFKNICKIDPQSKIAKLVKGELI from the coding sequence ATGAAAAAAGCTGTGCAGTTTGGTGCTGGAAATATTGGAAGAGGATTTATAGGACAACTTTTGTTTCAGTCCGGTTATGAGACAACATTTATAGATGTAAATGAAGAGGTTATATCAGCAATAAACCGGGTAGGTTCCTATAAAATTAACATAGTTGGGGAAATGGCATCATCTTTAAAGGTTCGAAACATCAAGGCAATAAATGCAAGAGACACCGAAGCAGTGACTTCAGAACTTGTTTCTGCAGACGTTGCTGTAACCGCCGTCGGCAATAGCGTTCTTGAAAAAATAGCACCGCTCATAGCGAGTGGATTAGCGGAAAGAAAAAAGAAGAATATAGAGAAACCTCTTAATATCATAATATGCGAAAATCTCTTAGGCGCCGGTCAGGTGCTTAGGAAACTTGTTCTGGAATCTCTTGATAAGACTTTGTGGGATTATGCGAAAAGGAATCTGGGACTTGTGGAGTCGGTTGTCAGCAGAATGGTTCCTGTGGTTCCTAGGAATATTTCAGAAAAAGATCCACTTTATATTGCCGTTGAAGAGTATTGTACGCTTCCAGTTGACAGAGAGGGGTTTATTGGAGAAATACCCGATATAAAGGGCATGGTTCCGTATGAGAACATAGATGCTTATGAGGAAAGAAAGATATATACACATAACGCGGGGCATTCTATATGTGCTTACCTTGGTTATCAAAAGGGATATGAGTTTGTATGGGAAGCACTGGAAGATAAAGAGATATACTCTGTTGTGACAGGAGCTTTAAGAGAAACAGGGGAAGCGCTTATTAAGAAACATGGTTTTAATTCGCAAAAGCACTATGAGCATGTTGATGATTTGCTGTCCAGGTTTGCTAATAAAGCGCTTGGAGATACAATATGCAGAGTAGGGAGAGATCCAATACGTAAACTGGGGCCAAATGACCGTTTAATAGGCTCTGCAAAACTGGTTTCAGAGTATGGTATAAAGCCTGTAAATATATGCAAAGGGATCGCAGCCGCATTGAAATATGATTATTCGGAAGATCCATCAGCTTGCCGGCTGGCAAATTCAATCAAACAAAAAGGAATAGATTTTGTTTTTAAGAATATTTGTAAAATTGATCCACAAAGCAAAATAGCAAAACTTGTTAAAGGAGAATTGATATGA
- a CDS encoding alpha-ketoacid dehydrogenase subunit beta, with protein sequence MREILYKDALVEAMQEEMKRDDRVLVMGEDVAIYGGAYGATKGLYEQFGEERVRDTAISESAIVGAAIGAAITGMRPIAEIMYIDFITQAMDQLVNQAAKMRYMFGGKTTVPMVLRTEGGAGRCIAAHHSQSLEAWIMHVPGLYLVMPSTPYDAKGLLKASIRDDNPVVFIEHKMLYAMKGEVPETDYIIPLGVADIKKKGSDVTIVAYSRQLHVAMEAAAELEKDNISAEVIDPRTLKPLDLDAILTSVKKTSKLVIVSEGYKTCNVASEIAMLVMEHGFDLLDAPVKRVCAVDVPVPMSPVLEDAAIPNKQNVINAVKEVCQ encoded by the coding sequence ATGAGAGAAATATTATATAAAGACGCACTTGTTGAAGCAATGCAGGAAGAAATGAAACGAGACGATAGGGTCCTCGTTATGGGCGAGGATGTAGCGATATATGGAGGAGCATACGGGGCAACAAAAGGGTTGTATGAACAGTTTGGAGAGGAAAGAGTAAGGGATACGGCAATTTCCGAGTCAGCTATAGTTGGCGCTGCTATCGGCGCTGCAATAACAGGCATGAGACCAATTGCAGAGATCATGTATATTGATTTTATTACTCAGGCAATGGACCAGCTTGTAAATCAGGCAGCAAAAATGAGATATATGTTTGGTGGAAAAACTACGGTTCCCATGGTACTCAGAACTGAGGGTGGAGCCGGCAGATGTATTGCAGCTCATCACTCCCAAAGTCTTGAGGCATGGATAATGCACGTACCCGGATTATATCTTGTAATGCCATCCACTCCATATGATGCAAAAGGGCTTCTAAAAGCATCTATTCGAGACGATAATCCAGTTGTGTTTATTGAACATAAGATGCTTTACGCTATGAAGGGAGAAGTTCCTGAAACTGATTATATAATCCCTTTGGGAGTTGCTGATATCAAGAAAAAGGGCAGTGATGTTACTATTGTGGCATATTCCAGACAGCTCCATGTAGCTATGGAAGCTGCCGCAGAGCTTGAAAAGGATAATATTTCAGCAGAAGTCATTGATCCAAGAACGCTCAAGCCTTTAGATCTTGATGCTATTTTAACATCTGTCAAGAAGACCTCTAAACTTGTTATAGTTTCAGAGGGCTATAAAACTTGTAATGTAGCCAGTGAAATTGCAATGCTGGTTATGGAGCATGGATTTGATTTATTGGACGCTCCTGTGAAGAGGGTCTGCGCTGTAGATGTGCCTGTTCCAATGAGTCCTGTGTTGGAAGATGCGGCTATTCCAAACAAACAAAATGTAATAAATGCAGTTAAGGAGGTATGCCAATGA
- a CDS encoding zinc-dependent dehydrogenase: protein MKAALLEDIEKLKITEIATPKPQIGEVLIKVEACAVCGTDIKIFHHGHRLITFPRVTGHEVTGKIIEVAQDVSKYKSGDRVAIAPAVPCGDCYYCHRGKQAMCENLQAIGYFWNGGFAEYMIVPKIAVDNGCVNILPDNVSFEEGALAEPLACVINGQELSNVGMGDTVVIIGTGPMGCLHAELARAIGATKTVMIEVSEERLAFAKKTVDADLFINSRKQDSIKLVKDLTQGRGADKIIVACGVGKAQEDALKMVANLGNVNFFGGLPKDKPHIQFDSNAVHYKECSITGTHGSSPCHNQMAIDLIASGKIKIKKYITRNFKLDDLAEAIARAETGKEMKIIIKP, encoded by the coding sequence ATGAAAGCAGCATTATTGGAAGATATTGAGAAGCTTAAGATTACAGAAATCGCCACACCAAAACCGCAGATTGGAGAAGTGCTTATAAAAGTAGAAGCCTGCGCTGTCTGCGGAACTGACATAAAGATTTTTCATCACGGGCATAGGCTTATTACTTTTCCGCGTGTTACAGGACATGAGGTGACCGGAAAGATAATTGAAGTTGCGCAAGACGTTTCTAAATATAAATCCGGGGACAGGGTTGCGATTGCTCCGGCTGTTCCATGCGGAGACTGCTATTACTGCCATCGTGGAAAGCAGGCAATGTGTGAAAATCTGCAGGCAATCGGATATTTTTGGAATGGGGGATTTGCGGAGTATATGATTGTCCCGAAAATTGCCGTAGATAATGGATGCGTAAACATTCTGCCTGATAATGTTTCGTTTGAAGAAGGGGCGCTTGCAGAGCCTTTGGCATGCGTTATAAACGGGCAGGAGCTTTCAAATGTAGGTATGGGAGATACTGTAGTAATAATAGGCACAGGTCCAATGGGATGTTTGCATGCAGAACTCGCTCGAGCAATAGGAGCAACAAAAACTGTGATGATAGAAGTGTCAGAAGAAAGACTGGCGTTTGCAAAAAAGACTGTAGATGCGGATTTATTTATAAACTCAAGAAAGCAGGACAGTATCAAGTTGGTTAAAGATTTAACACAAGGCAGGGGAGCAGATAAGATTATAGTTGCATGCGGAGTTGGCAAGGCGCAGGAAGACGCGCTGAAAATGGTTGCAAATCTTGGCAATGTGAATTTTTTCGGAGGATTGCCAAAAGATAAGCCCCATATACAGTTTGATAGTAATGCTGTTCATTATAAGGAGTGCTCTATAACCGGTACCCACGGATCCAGTCCTTGTCATAATCAAATGGCTATAGATTTGATAGCAAGTGGGAAGATAAAGATAAAAAAATACATAACAAGGAATTTTAAACTTGACGACTTAGCCGAAGCAATAGCACGAGCAGAGACAGGAAAAGAGATGAAGATAATTATAAAACCATAA